One region of Erythrolamprus reginae isolate rEryReg1 chromosome 8, rEryReg1.hap1, whole genome shotgun sequence genomic DNA includes:
- the MARS2 gene encoding methionine--tRNA ligase, mitochondrial, translating into MQALHVRAVARCLLRPGFLRKPAGGLRRSSLGSRRQLLLLSTPIFYVNGPPHIGHLYSAVLADALHRHRELLGFQGGRLSTGTDEHGLKIQTAAATAGICPEEFCDRVSAEFRDRFAQAEISYTHFIRTTEVLHRQSVECFWAALQDGGWLYQADYEGWYCTAEESFLAASQVTECADSQGRKQMVSIESGHQVHWTREKNYMFKLSKFQEPLQRWLYENKDAISPEPYYQQVLQWLKGDLPDLSVSRDRNRLHWGIPVPGDSTQTIYVWVDALVNYLTVVGYPEKHRAWWPNVCHVVGKDILKFHAIYWPALLMAAGLEPPFRIWVHSHWTVEGQKMSKSLGNVVDPKECFRHYTVDGFRYFLLRQGVPERDCDYYDDKVIKLLNSELADTLGGLLNRCTASALNPRGIYPIFSPACFPRDVEIQNGSSKALAEDYKLVSLVESLPMKARASFDRFQIYKALESITECVRQTNGFVQRHQPWKLNPEDPADRQWQGTILHVAHECLRVYGLLLQPVVPAVADKLLSRLGVSPTERSLKDLDFLPRYHGRKCPFEGRKLGPDTGLLFPRLRKIRSQPIRIE; encoded by the exons ATGCAGGCATTGCACGTTCGTGCCGTCGCACGCTGCCTTCTCCGGCCGGGCTTCCTTCGAAAGCCGGCCGGGGGTCTCCGGCGGAGTTCTTTGGGGTCCCGGCGGCAGCTGTTGCTGCTCTCCACGCCTATCTTCTACGTGAATGGCCCGCCCCATATCGGGCATCTCTACTCGGCCGTGCTGGCTGATGCTCTGCACCGGCACCGGGAATTGCTGGGCTTCCAGGGAGGGCGGCTGTCTACAG GAACGGATGAACATGGCTTGAAAATCCAAACGGCAGCGGCCACCGCAGGGATTTGTCCGGAAGAGTTCTGTGACCGTGTATCGGCTGAATTCCGGGATCGCTTTGCACAGGCGGAGATCTCCTACACCCATTTTATCCGCACTACGGAAGTGCTGCACCGGCAATCCGTGGAGTGCTTCTGGGCTGCCTTGCAAGATGGAGGCTGGCTCTACCAGGCTGACTACGAAGGGTGGTACTGCACCGCGGAAGAGAGCTTTTTGGCAGCCTCGCAAGTGACAGAATGTGCTGATTCCCAAGGCAGGAAGCAGATGGTTTCCATAGAGAGTGGACACCAG GTGCACTGGACCAGGGAGAAAAACTACATGTTCAAGCTGTCCAAGTTCCAGGAGCCGCTGCAGCGATGGCTGTACGAGAATAAGGACGCCATCAGTCCCGAGCCCTACTATCAGCAGGTCCTCCAGTGGCTGAAAGGAGACCTCCCGGATCTCTCGGTATCCCGTGACCGAAACCGGCTGCATTGGGGCATCCCTGTCCCTGGGGACTCGACACAAACCATCTACGTCTGGGTGGATGCCTTGGTGAACTATCTGACGGTTGTAGGCTACCCCGAGAAGCACCGGGCCTGGTGGCCTAACGTTTGCCACGTTGTGGGCAAAGACATTCTCAAGTTCCACGCCATCTATTGGCCTGCCTTGCTGATGGCTGCAGGTTTGGAGCCCCCCTTCCGGATTTGGGTGCACTCTCATTGGACAGTCGAAGGCCAGAAAATGTCCAAGAGCCTGGGCAACGTGGTTGACCCAAAGGAGTGCTTCCGGCACTACACGGTAGATGGTTTTCGGTACTTCCTGCTGAGACAAGGAGTACCAGAGCGGGACTGTGATTATTATGACGATAAGGTGATTAAGCTGCTCAACTCGGAGTTGGCCGACACCTTAGGGGGCCTGCTAAACAGGTGCACGGCCTCTGCCCTCAACCCCAGAGGGATTTACCCCATCTTCTCACCTGCCTGCTTCCCTAGGGACGTAGAGATTCAAAATGGATCCAGCAAGGCCTTGGCGGAGGATTACAAACTGGTGTCGTTGGTCGAGAGCCTGCCTATGAAAGCGAGGGCCTCTTTTGACCGCTTCCAGATCTACAAAGCTCTGGAATCCATCACGGAGTGCGTGAGGCAGACCAACGGCTTTGTCCAGAGGCACCAGCCATGGAAACTCAACCCGGAGGATCCCGCAGACCGACAGTGGCAGGGGACCATTCTCCACGTCGCTCATGAATGTCTTCGGGTGTATGGTCTCCTGCTGCAACCGGTGGTCCCAGCCGTGGCTGACAAGCTTCTCTCGCGGTTGGGTGTTTCTCCTACGGAAAGATCTCTAAAAGATTTGGACTTTCTCCCTCGCTATCATGGTAGAAAATGCCCCTTTGAAGGCAGGAAGCTCGGGCCGGATACTGGTCTCCTGTTTCCCAGGCTGAGAAAAATACGAAGCCAAccaattaggatagaatag